A single Anatilimnocola floriformis DNA region contains:
- a CDS encoding tyrosine-type recombinase/integrase, with product MSKKRKTKEKLRLPFFVWTVRDRDGVWQADGRGNTVNPGRHSLGTKDYEEGLEKLQLLDKVQAVALGLADPSILSPGTTKSIALDAGKDMYLKHVARPFVAGGGVDKTQQRYEAVLNKFVPWVKLEGLEYWEHIKRRHLTSYADWLLEGEYEYATVFLELTTIKQVFNYFIREELLPVECKIHMPLRKPSGTNTFCYTKEQLTAMADRCSSRSGLAWLRAIICGLSFTGMRISELTGLRPSDVDLDKNMITLTDERFNRTAAPGTARRMKNSRNRSFPIHSQLLPIIAPLVKRGASRVFTGPDGQKISGDAVRLAFVSEVIDPLSEKYPSGEDEIGFKDGRLHSFRHYFCSLVANAGVSELAVMRWLGHGSSLMVKHYYHLNDPESQRQMEKVDFKFGSEAE from the coding sequence TTGAGCAAGAAACGAAAAACAAAGGAAAAGTTGCGCCTGCCGTTCTTTGTCTGGACGGTGCGCGATCGGGATGGTGTTTGGCAGGCTGACGGTCGTGGAAATACGGTTAACCCGGGGCGGCATTCGCTCGGTACTAAGGACTACGAGGAAGGGCTAGAGAAACTTCAACTACTCGACAAAGTGCAAGCCGTTGCACTCGGACTGGCAGACCCGTCGATACTCTCCCCCGGAACAACCAAGTCGATCGCGCTGGACGCAGGGAAAGACATGTACCTAAAGCACGTTGCTCGCCCCTTCGTAGCTGGCGGCGGTGTTGACAAAACGCAGCAACGTTATGAAGCAGTTCTGAACAAGTTTGTCCCCTGGGTCAAACTTGAGGGACTGGAATATTGGGAACACATCAAGCGTCGCCACCTCACGTCATATGCCGACTGGCTGCTGGAAGGGGAATACGAATACGCAACTGTGTTTCTTGAATTGACGACGATCAAGCAGGTTTTCAATTATTTCATAAGGGAAGAGCTGTTGCCCGTTGAGTGCAAGATTCACATGCCGCTTCGGAAGCCATCGGGGACTAACACCTTCTGCTACACCAAAGAACAACTGACTGCGATGGCCGACCGCTGCTCTTCCCGGTCAGGTCTAGCTTGGCTCCGCGCCATCATTTGCGGACTATCGTTCACCGGTATGCGGATCTCGGAGCTAACCGGGCTAAGGCCGTCGGACGTTGACTTGGACAAGAATATGATCACGCTGACCGACGAACGGTTCAATCGCACTGCGGCGCCCGGCACTGCCCGGCGTATGAAGAACAGCCGGAATCGGTCGTTCCCTATTCACTCTCAGTTACTCCCGATTATCGCCCCGTTGGTTAAGCGCGGCGCCAGCCGGGTATTCACTGGACCGGATGGCCAGAAAATCAGCGGTGATGCAGTTCGACTTGCATTCGTGAGCGAAGTAATTGATCCGCTGAGCGAGAAGTATCCGAGCGGCGAGGATGAAATCGGGTTCAAAGATGGCCGATTGCACAGCTTTCGTCACTATTTTTGTTCGCTGGTCGCGAACGCCGGTGTGAGCGAATTGGCTGTCATGCGGTGGCTGGGCCACGGCAGCAGTCTGATGGTCAAACACTATTACCATCTGAACGACCCAGAGTCGCAACGCCAGATGGAAAAGGTCGATTTCAAATTCGGGAGTGAGGCAGAGTAG
- a CDS encoding type I restriction endonuclease subunit R, protein MSTVGEREAKTHKRVVNFFLEALKYDYLGYWKDRDGNCNVEEGRLSDWLKRQGHTEKVIAKVLHEISKAKTLAGSKTLYDANREMHSLLRYGVKVKPDVGEQNVTVWLVDWKTTRNNDFGVAEEVTIAGEHSKRPDVVLYVNGIALGVLELKRSIVSVTEGIRQNLDSQKREFIRPFYATVQLVLAGNETEGLRYGVTETPEKYYLRWREDVAHPGAGDNPLLRELGQVCSKDRLLEIVHDFIVFDAGTKKTCRHNQYFGIREAQDHVRRREGGIIWHTQGSGKSLTMVWLAKWIREHVADARVLLITDRTELDEQIEKVFKGVSESIYRTKSGSDLVRVLNASEEWLICSLIHKFGAGEELSDKDIEAYVEDIKKSLPKGFHAKGDVFVFVDECHRTQSGKLHEAMKTLLPGAMLIGFTGTPLLKKDKQKSIEVFGPYIHTYKYHEAVRDGVVLDLRYEARDIDQNITSQAKIDQWFEIKTRGLSDLAKAQLKQRWGTMQKVLSSQDRLEKIVADILLDMETRDRLKSGYGNALLVSGSIYSACRFFEMFQNKGLGGKCAIVTSYKPSPADIKGEETGEGLTERLRQYDIYRKMLAAHFNEPEDAAMHKVETFEQEVKKRFIDEPGQMKLLIVVDKLLTGFDAPPATYLYIDKKMHDHGLFQAICRVNRLDGEDKEYGYVVDYKDLFKSLEKSIKDYTGEAFENYDADDVAGLLKDRLEKGKERLAELLESIRALCEPVEPPRDTAAYVRFFCAMASGDAEQLKDNEPKRVALYKLVAALVRAYANLANEMAEAGYSEAQAREIKDEVGHYEKVREEVKLASGDYIDMKMYEPAMRHLLDTYIRAEESEKVSAFDDMSLVELIVERGEAALDALPEGIRKNPEAMAETIENNVRRLIIDEMAVNPKYYEKMSELLDALILQRKKEALDYKVYLAKVVDLTKQVKRPVRSTYPGTINSAARQALFDNLGRNEQLAIQVDTAIRSVKKDDWRGMRAKRIEVRNAIKAVLGDDDGVVDAIYKIAESQRDY, encoded by the coding sequence ATGAGCACCGTCGGCGAGCGCGAAGCCAAGACCCACAAGCGAGTGGTTAACTTCTTCCTCGAAGCCTTGAAATATGACTACTTGGGCTACTGGAAGGACCGCGATGGCAATTGCAATGTAGAGGAAGGCCGACTTTCCGATTGGCTGAAGCGTCAGGGCCACACGGAAAAGGTCATCGCCAAGGTGCTGCATGAAATCAGCAAGGCAAAAACGCTCGCGGGCAGCAAAACGCTTTACGACGCCAACCGCGAAATGCACAGCCTGCTACGTTACGGCGTGAAGGTGAAACCGGATGTCGGCGAGCAGAACGTCACCGTTTGGCTGGTCGACTGGAAGACAACCCGCAACAACGACTTCGGCGTGGCGGAAGAGGTCACCATCGCCGGCGAACATAGCAAGCGGCCCGACGTCGTGCTGTACGTCAATGGCATTGCGCTGGGCGTGCTGGAGCTGAAGCGTTCCATCGTGTCAGTCACGGAAGGCATCCGGCAGAACCTTGATAGTCAGAAAAGAGAGTTCATCCGGCCGTTTTATGCGACTGTGCAGCTCGTGTTGGCCGGCAACGAAACCGAGGGTCTTCGTTATGGGGTCACTGAGACGCCGGAAAAATATTATCTTCGTTGGCGAGAGGACGTGGCCCACCCGGGCGCCGGCGACAATCCTCTATTACGCGAGCTAGGACAAGTTTGCAGCAAGGACCGCCTGCTGGAGATCGTCCACGACTTCATTGTTTTCGACGCCGGGACGAAAAAGACCTGCCGGCACAATCAATACTTTGGCATCCGCGAAGCTCAGGATCATGTTAGGCGGCGCGAAGGCGGAATTATCTGGCATACGCAAGGTAGCGGCAAAAGCCTGACGATGGTCTGGCTCGCGAAGTGGATTCGTGAACACGTCGCGGATGCACGAGTCTTGCTGATTACCGATCGGACAGAACTCGACGAGCAGATCGAGAAGGTCTTTAAGGGTGTCAGTGAGAGCATCTACCGGACCAAAAGCGGAAGCGATCTAGTACGTGTACTGAACGCCAGCGAGGAATGGCTGATCTGCTCGCTTATCCACAAGTTCGGCGCCGGCGAGGAACTCAGTGACAAGGACATTGAGGCCTATGTCGAAGACATCAAGAAAAGTCTGCCCAAAGGGTTTCACGCCAAGGGAGATGTCTTCGTCTTCGTGGACGAATGCCATCGCACGCAATCTGGCAAACTTCATGAGGCGATGAAGACACTGTTGCCGGGGGCGATGCTGATCGGCTTCACGGGCACGCCACTCTTGAAGAAGGACAAGCAAAAGAGCATCGAGGTCTTTGGCCCGTATATCCATACTTACAAATACCACGAAGCGGTTCGCGACGGCGTGGTGCTCGATCTAAGGTATGAAGCTCGCGACATCGATCAGAACATCACCTCGCAGGCAAAGATCGATCAGTGGTTTGAGATCAAGACCAGGGGGCTCTCCGACTTGGCCAAGGCGCAGCTCAAACAGCGCTGGGGCACGATGCAGAAAGTGCTCAGCTCGCAGGACCGTCTGGAAAAAATTGTCGCGGACATCTTGCTCGACATGGAGACGCGCGACCGGCTCAAGAGCGGATACGGAAACGCACTCTTGGTTTCAGGAAGCATCTATTCCGCCTGCCGATTTTTCGAGATGTTTCAAAACAAGGGCCTCGGCGGAAAGTGCGCAATTGTCACGTCCTACAAGCCTTCGCCGGCTGACATTAAAGGCGAAGAGACGGGCGAAGGACTTACAGAGAGGCTCAGGCAATACGACATCTACCGGAAGATGCTTGCCGCTCATTTTAACGAGCCGGAAGATGCGGCGATGCACAAGGTCGAGACGTTCGAGCAGGAAGTGAAGAAGCGGTTCATCGACGAACCTGGCCAGATGAAGTTGCTGATCGTGGTGGACAAGTTGCTCACTGGTTTCGACGCTCCGCCCGCGACGTACTTGTACATCGACAAAAAAATGCACGATCACGGCCTTTTTCAAGCCATCTGTCGGGTCAACCGCCTCGATGGCGAAGACAAGGAATACGGCTACGTTGTCGACTATAAGGATCTGTTCAAGTCGCTTGAGAAGTCGATCAAGGACTACACCGGCGAAGCATTTGAAAACTACGACGCAGATGACGTTGCTGGACTCTTGAAGGATAGACTCGAAAAGGGCAAGGAGCGTTTGGCGGAACTGCTGGAGTCGATCAGGGCATTGTGTGAGCCGGTGGAGCCGCCTCGCGATACGGCAGCCTATGTCCGATTCTTCTGCGCCATGGCCAGTGGTGACGCTGAACAACTGAAGGACAACGAGCCGAAACGTGTCGCACTCTACAAGCTGGTCGCGGCCCTTGTGCGGGCGTATGCCAACCTGGCCAACGAAATGGCTGAGGCAGGCTACTCAGAAGCGCAGGCTCGAGAAATTAAGGACGAAGTCGGGCATTACGAAAAAGTCCGCGAAGAAGTGAAGCTCGCAAGCGGCGACTACATCGACATGAAAATGTACGAGCCGGCCATGCGACACTTGCTCGACACGTATATACGTGCCGAGGAGAGCGAAAAGGTTTCGGCGTTCGACGACATGTCGCTCGTGGAATTGATCGTCGAACGCGGTGAGGCAGCGCTCGACGCCTTGCCGGAGGGGATACGAAAGAACCCCGAAGCAATGGCCGAAACGATTGAGAACAATGTCCGCCGGCTCATCATCGATGAGATGGCCGTAAATCCGAAGTACTACGAGAAGATGTCCGAGTTACTCGACGCCCTCATTCTGCAACGCAAGAAAGAGGCGTTGGACTACAAGGTTTACCTGGCAAAAGTAGTTGATCTCACTAAGCAGGTGAAACGCCCCGTCCGGTCAACTTATCCAGGGACTATTAATTCCGCCGCGAGGCAAGCACTTTTTGACAACCTCGGCCGCAACGAGCAGTTGGCCATTCAAGTCGACACGGCTATTCGCAGTGTGAAGAAGGACGACTGGCGTGGCATGAGGGCTAAACGGATCGAAGTGCGAAACGCGATTAAGGCCGTCCTCGGCGACGACGACGGAGTCGTGGATGCTATCTACAAGATTGCTGAGAGCCAGCGTGACTACTGA
- a CDS encoding recombinase family protein produces MLASALAGGPPAGDSDEAEADRRPRRRKQKDRASRGLPDRAAAMALAEAYMEIQGRLFPKLVQLGVIPRKSKAEVERLATAFEQRFLKADVQPEALLLHSRHWEQLAACYLRYSCDKSNPRSLVQQLKLTLERAAANKHFIPWQFVFADAAVTGTTADRHGYELANLQMASTAADSPVVLYIDEIGRASRDMVEALRLGRMIDAMGKRLVGVSDGFDSDHQMWKFVLSIFAALQEWFIDQLKPKVKRGMRDAHRQGTNLRPAAVGYKLVPAVDATGSPIFGKDGVRSKMLAVDEKTMPYIQLAFNLYVTQNWSLGRIARHLNDLAVIGCTWDSSRVRQLLGRYKYAGIDVEDMTYRAEQLDEKGRKKYVIKRNPREKWKVRRARNLQIIPWSVWKAAQRRLELAKNAYSKSSSRTTRRDEVNATTLVRPLCGGCKKPLWLGRAGKHASFTCTDARDGKNGCTFRGYKTVRHVENAVVNYVLNKVLTPTRVNELVERANQYLIEQSEAPRVDTTAWETEIAKLSAGCKRLAKVLANEDDDQKMGAVVAKLRQDERRLAELRAMARDAKRSSDIPARLCTTQVLELIKDVSTLLQSEVQIAAPLLRQLTGPITLLQEKQEGKSKPAWFACFTYNLLPVLLQISRNGNCPTTSTLEYLTTHGWTNAESAKFPLDVERKADVIAAKVAELVAEGHSTDTIAAVLGVSSQVVQEARTGRKRARGPRGKTAGETAKAPRTTFHDLVAPLKALLVKEPGTSISEAARRLGYCEATVRCAYDAAFPEVIEKARVDGAPPQRSNRSRLSKQEIERVKELLRKGVPIYEIEAEIGCSRQTVYRIKSKM; encoded by the coding sequence ATGCTCGCCAGTGCTTTGGCAGGCGGACCGCCTGCTGGTGATTCCGATGAGGCGGAAGCGGATCGGCGGCCACGTCGCCGCAAGCAAAAGGATCGTGCGTCTCGCGGACTTCCAGATCGTGCTGCGGCAATGGCCCTTGCTGAGGCATATATGGAAATTCAAGGCCGGCTATTCCCTAAGTTGGTGCAGTTGGGTGTGATTCCTCGCAAATCTAAAGCTGAAGTCGAGCGTTTAGCAACGGCCTTTGAGCAGCGGTTTTTAAAAGCGGATGTTCAGCCCGAAGCTCTCTTGCTCCACAGCCGACATTGGGAGCAATTGGCAGCTTGCTACTTGCGGTATTCGTGCGACAAATCGAATCCGAGGTCACTGGTTCAACAGCTGAAGTTGACTCTCGAACGTGCCGCTGCGAATAAGCACTTCATCCCTTGGCAATTCGTCTTCGCCGATGCTGCCGTAACCGGAACAACCGCAGACAGGCACGGGTACGAACTGGCAAATTTGCAGATGGCTTCCACCGCAGCAGATTCACCAGTTGTGCTATACATCGACGAGATTGGCCGTGCTAGTCGTGATATGGTCGAGGCCCTGCGCCTTGGCCGAATGATCGACGCGATGGGCAAACGCCTAGTTGGGGTCAGCGATGGATTCGACAGCGATCACCAAATGTGGAAGTTCGTTTTGTCAATCTTTGCTGCTCTGCAAGAGTGGTTCATCGACCAGCTGAAACCCAAAGTAAAGCGGGGCATGCGTGATGCTCACCGGCAGGGAACAAATTTGCGGCCAGCTGCCGTTGGCTACAAGTTAGTCCCTGCAGTCGACGCCACTGGAAGCCCCATATTCGGCAAGGACGGCGTGCGATCGAAGATGCTTGCCGTCGACGAGAAAACTATGCCGTACATCCAGTTGGCATTCAATCTCTACGTCACCCAGAACTGGAGCCTGGGGCGTATTGCTCGACACTTGAATGACCTCGCGGTCATCGGATGCACTTGGGACAGCAGCCGCGTGCGGCAACTTCTGGGGCGCTACAAATACGCGGGAATTGATGTCGAAGACATGACCTACCGCGCCGAACAACTTGACGAAAAAGGACGTAAGAAATATGTGATCAAGAGAAACCCACGGGAGAAATGGAAGGTCCGGCGCGCCCGCAACCTGCAAATCATCCCATGGTCGGTATGGAAGGCCGCACAGCGGCGGCTGGAGCTCGCGAAGAACGCATACTCCAAGTCATCCAGTCGTACGACGCGACGGGATGAAGTTAATGCGACCACACTCGTCCGGCCACTATGTGGTGGTTGTAAGAAACCCCTGTGGCTCGGCCGGGCCGGCAAACACGCGAGCTTTACCTGCACTGATGCACGGGATGGCAAAAACGGTTGCACGTTTCGGGGCTACAAGACGGTGAGGCACGTCGAGAACGCCGTTGTGAACTACGTGCTCAACAAAGTGCTCACTCCAACGCGGGTGAATGAGCTCGTCGAACGTGCAAACCAATATCTGATCGAGCAATCGGAGGCACCTCGAGTCGATACAACGGCTTGGGAGACCGAAATTGCAAAATTGTCGGCAGGGTGCAAGCGACTTGCCAAGGTACTGGCCAATGAAGACGACGATCAGAAAATGGGCGCAGTTGTTGCTAAGCTACGGCAGGATGAACGCCGCCTCGCGGAACTTCGGGCTATGGCGCGGGACGCTAAACGATCTAGCGACATACCTGCCCGGCTGTGCACAACGCAGGTGCTGGAACTCATCAAGGATGTCTCCACACTCCTCCAAAGTGAAGTGCAAATTGCAGCACCGCTTCTGCGCCAGCTGACGGGGCCCATAACCCTTCTGCAGGAGAAGCAAGAGGGCAAGTCTAAGCCTGCCTGGTTTGCCTGCTTCACCTACAATCTGCTGCCTGTGCTGCTGCAAATCTCGCGGAATGGCAATTGTCCAACTACGAGCACTCTGGAGTACCTGACTACTCATGGTTGGACAAACGCAGAATCCGCGAAATTCCCGCTCGACGTAGAGCGAAAGGCAGACGTTATCGCTGCCAAAGTCGCGGAGCTGGTGGCCGAAGGCCACAGCACTGATACGATCGCAGCGGTGCTCGGCGTCAGCTCGCAGGTCGTCCAGGAAGCCCGCACGGGCCGGAAACGTGCTCGAGGCCCCCGTGGCAAAACGGCTGGTGAGACTGCGAAAGCGCCGCGCACAACCTTTCACGATCTCGTTGCGCCGCTCAAAGCACTTCTCGTTAAAGAGCCGGGCACGTCGATTTCGGAGGCGGCGCGGCGCCTCGGGTATTGCGAGGCAACCGTGCGTTGCGCGTATGACGCCGCCTTTCCCGAAGTGATCGAGAAGGCCCGCGTGGACGGCGCTCCACCGCAACGAAGCAATCGCTCGCGGCTCAGCAAGCAGGAGATCGAGCGCGTCAAGGAGTTATTGAGAAAAGGCGTGCCGATCTACGAGATCGAAGCGGAAATTGGTTGCAGCCGGCAAACCGTCTATCGGATCAAGTCGAAGATGTAA
- a CDS encoding M48 family metallopeptidase, translated as MTTERQVIEVRDIPVEVLRKDIKNLHVGVYPPAGRVRVAAPLHLDDDAIRLAVVSRLGWIRRQQQSFQHQDRQSQREVVTGESHFFQGSRYLLDVVEHEGPSSVEVLNNTTLVLRTRAGSDQSTRDAVLQRWYRQRLREQLPDLVAKWQPRLGVTIDEVRIKKMKTRWGTCNIEARRIWVNLELVKKPQACLEFILVHEMVHLLERHHNDRFRAIMDEQLPHWRVHRDELNRAPLAHEDWRY; from the coding sequence GTGACTACTGAACGACAAGTCATCGAAGTGCGCGACATTCCGGTTGAGGTTCTCCGCAAGGACATTAAGAACCTGCACGTCGGTGTATATCCGCCTGCGGGCCGCGTGCGGGTGGCGGCGCCGCTGCATCTCGATGACGATGCAATTCGGCTTGCCGTCGTGTCGCGTTTGGGTTGGATTCGGCGCCAGCAGCAGAGCTTTCAGCATCAGGATCGGCAGTCGCAACGTGAAGTCGTGACCGGCGAAAGCCATTTTTTCCAGGGCAGCCGCTACCTTCTCGACGTGGTCGAACATGAGGGTCCTTCGTCGGTCGAGGTCCTGAACAACACGACCTTGGTGCTGCGGACACGCGCAGGTTCCGACCAGTCGACAAGAGATGCGGTTTTACAGCGTTGGTACCGCCAGCGTTTGCGGGAGCAGCTGCCAGACCTCGTTGCCAAGTGGCAGCCCCGGCTCGGCGTGACGATTGACGAGGTCCGCATCAAGAAAATGAAAACGCGCTGGGGGACATGCAATATCGAGGCGCGGCGAATATGGGTGAACCTCGAGCTCGTGAAGAAGCCGCAGGCGTGCCTCGAGTTCATTCTTGTCCACGAAATGGTTCATCTCCTGGAACGCCACCACAACGACCGGTTTCGCGCGATTATGGATGAACAATTGCCTCATTGGCGAGTTCACCGCGACGAACTGAATCGTGCTCCGCTAGCACATGAGGATTGGCGTTACTGA
- a CDS encoding helix-turn-helix domain-containing protein — protein sequence MSDEFVTPEEFATVTNQGIATVYRRLRAGQLPAHQSGGRCKRWLIDLVAFRARFTGESSSSTNDGAALPPSGGSVNSGTASQSAATSSSPPRPALNGPRPRWTTQIRK from the coding sequence ATGTCAGACGAATTCGTCACGCCCGAAGAATTTGCCACGGTCACTAATCAAGGAATCGCGACCGTCTATCGCCGATTGCGAGCGGGTCAACTGCCTGCTCACCAATCTGGTGGACGGTGCAAGCGTTGGCTGATTGATCTCGTTGCGTTTCGCGCTCGATTCACTGGCGAAAGCAGTTCCTCGACCAACGATGGCGCCGCGCTCCCGCCGTCTGGCGGAAGTGTCAACTCGGGCACCGCTTCGCAATCCGCGGCGACTTCTTCGTCGCCGCCGCGTCCAGCATTGAACGGCCCACGGCCGCGCTGGACTACTCAAATCCGAAAGTAA
- a CDS encoding class I SAM-dependent methyltransferase, translated as MDVVIPFRHSPHEDEELRYVLRSMERHFIAAGAPGTPGNKPAAEAGKVWILGDRPAWLTADRRVAEHVPHEALSKPFRFRTPVRNYFLLTFLGAVIPELSAEYVQATDDSVLLAPVNAEFLRRPRAFEDLAKATTRGRGLWRDSLWRTYDTLLRLGYPGVNYESHILHVLQRKWVWSAYRDFADFASEDPHFGLVGPTAIFNYRMKHEPFEPTWLLKEGKFIGFYQHGVTGADPGCEVPGLSRDIPVPPATQLLTEQIRALCAGKTFLNFDDASFTIAMHAFLDEEFSEPSRFEKEEASVAGWGDLDSLAIDTSDLADEWSSWAASWPEIIMRTRDQLPQILNHLQLVGEGVELGTVRGEFADSLLQNWKGKRLQCIAPWLEGEQNYSDAGYLPQSIHDQNCLAAFDRLSKHGNRCQVRRLDSSTAVALFVDASLDFVYVDASYSGANLKEDLRIWAPKIRPGGLLCGNNYLDGVLPSGRFEVKSTVDAWAEASGLEIKTSGEPDWRSWFIRLPLVESRGS; from the coding sequence GTGGATGTGGTGATTCCCTTCCGACATTCTCCGCATGAGGACGAAGAGCTGCGGTATGTGCTGCGGAGCATGGAGCGTCACTTTATAGCTGCGGGTGCACCGGGTACTCCCGGCAACAAACCGGCGGCCGAGGCGGGGAAGGTTTGGATTTTGGGTGACCGGCCGGCGTGGCTGACCGCGGATCGCCGGGTAGCGGAGCACGTGCCCCATGAAGCCCTGAGCAAGCCGTTCCGGTTTCGGACGCCGGTGCGGAACTATTTTTTGCTAACGTTTTTGGGGGCGGTAATTCCCGAGTTGTCGGCTGAGTATGTGCAGGCGACGGATGACTCGGTGCTGCTCGCACCAGTGAACGCGGAGTTTCTCCGGCGACCTCGTGCCTTTGAGGATTTGGCCAAGGCGACGACTCGCGGGCGGGGGCTTTGGAGGGATTCGCTGTGGCGGACGTACGATACGCTGCTGCGGTTGGGGTATCCAGGAGTCAATTATGAGTCGCACATCCTGCACGTGTTGCAGCGTAAGTGGGTCTGGAGCGCCTACCGTGATTTCGCCGATTTCGCGAGCGAGGACCCGCACTTTGGGCTCGTGGGGCCAACTGCGATTTTCAATTACCGGATGAAGCACGAGCCGTTCGAGCCCACCTGGCTGCTGAAGGAAGGGAAGTTCATTGGGTTTTATCAACACGGAGTGACCGGGGCGGATCCTGGTTGCGAAGTTCCAGGCTTATCGCGAGACATCCCCGTTCCTCCGGCAACGCAGTTGCTTACCGAACAAATTCGAGCGTTGTGCGCGGGAAAGACGTTTCTGAACTTCGATGATGCCTCGTTCACTATCGCCATGCACGCATTTCTGGATGAGGAGTTTTCCGAACCGAGCCGTTTTGAGAAAGAAGAAGCGTCTGTAGCTGGTTGGGGAGATCTCGATTCTCTGGCGATTGATACGTCGGACCTCGCCGATGAATGGAGCTCGTGGGCCGCATCCTGGCCAGAAATCATCATGCGCACGCGTGATCAACTTCCGCAGATCCTCAATCACTTGCAACTAGTAGGTGAAGGCGTGGAGCTTGGTACCGTGCGAGGAGAGTTCGCCGACTCGCTTTTGCAAAACTGGAAAGGGAAACGGCTGCAGTGCATCGCACCCTGGTTAGAAGGGGAGCAGAATTATTCAGACGCCGGCTACCTGCCTCAATCAATTCACGATCAGAACTGTCTAGCGGCTTTCGATCGGCTGTCGAAACATGGTAATCGCTGCCAGGTTCGCCGACTTGATTCTTCGACAGCTGTTGCTTTGTTCGTAGATGCGTCTTTGGACTTCGTTTACGTTGATGCGAGTTACTCCGGCGCCAACCTGAAAGAAGACCTCCGTATCTGGGCACCCAAGATTCGCCCCGGCGGACTTCTATGCGGGAACAATTATCTCGACGGCGTACTCCCCTCGGGCCGCTTTGAAGTAAAGAGCACGGTGGACGCCTGGGCAGAGGCAAGCGGCTTGGAAATCAAGACCTCGGGCGAGCCTGACTGGCGTTCCTGGTTCATCCGGCTACCACTCGTCGAGTCTCGTGGTAGCTGA
- a CDS encoding HNH endonuclease gives MPFPARVVDELLVKCARFCCLCRQHKGQKMEIHHIDQEADGGENTADNGLPVCFDCHADVNSYNDNHPKGRKYRAKELRQLRDQWFKLVAEGKTGGQQSVVLTWNAPAPPAPLSQEAEELLTKAANVPGVHAGVISVVDNVLNEVLSISPGHREKLYAPDDARAAQRYKAALEELEDRNLVSRSGQVRNLTSAGFAIADELLKRS, from the coding sequence ATGCCATTCCCTGCCAGAGTCGTCGATGAATTGCTGGTTAAGTGTGCCCGCTTCTGCTGTCTCTGCCGCCAGCACAAGGGGCAGAAAATGGAAATTCACCATATCGACCAGGAAGCGGACGGCGGCGAGAACACTGCCGACAACGGGTTGCCCGTTTGCTTCGACTGCCACGCGGATGTCAATTCATACAATGACAATCACCCGAAAGGGCGCAAGTATCGAGCGAAGGAACTACGGCAGCTGCGAGACCAATGGTTCAAGTTGGTTGCCGAAGGGAAGACAGGCGGGCAGCAGTCCGTAGTTCTGACTTGGAACGCGCCCGCGCCGCCGGCCCCTCTTTCGCAAGAGGCGGAAGAACTCTTGACCAAAGCAGCCAATGTGCCGGGAGTTCACGCCGGTGTCATCTCCGTTGTTGATAACGTACTAAACGAAGTGCTCAGCATCTCGCCCGGCCATCGGGAAAAACTGTACGCCCCGGACGATGCTCGCGCCGCACAGCGGTACAAGGCAGCGCTTGAAGAGCTTGAAGACCGCAACCTGGTTTCGCGTTCGGGCCAAGTTCGCAATCTGACTTCGGCTGGCTTCGCCATAGCCGATGAGCTTCTGAAACGCAGTTAG